A window of Pirellula sp. SH-Sr6A contains these coding sequences:
- a CDS encoding DUF1553 domain-containing protein, with protein sequence MFHFTRWRFPICFVLATLCLTLGSSVAEEEPAPAFYRGVNLNGPPITIDGNLWDGNDAPWFDCADRGFESQSVPLKPETDKARATMIRSSRWGGNRVTLNELPTGRYTLFLYVWEDNNSETYNISIDGREVVSQYKSGGAGHWEKLGPWFITPKNGSVTVTSRGGAANFSGIEIWKGEFDGVEESISNDDLAFFEKRIRPLLVEKCYECHSSDSDELGGNLLVDSRGTIRRGGSLGPAVVPRDESGSLLLRAVRYQDDLQMPPDEKLSDEQIADLAHWIRIGAPDPRTVVTKHTGKKIDLELARQFWSFRSLTKPSVLSVQHSDWPITDIDRFVLHSLESRELTPAPLADKRTLLRRATYDLTGLPPTQSELETFLADDSAEAFATVVDRLLQSPQYGVRWGRHWLDVVRYSDTAGDNSDFPIPQMARYRDWVIDAFNRDLPYDEFVRDQIAGDLRGGENETERQSRIVATGYLSNSRRFGSRVDDYPWHLTIEDTIDNLGRAFLGVTINCARCHDHKFDPITTQDYYGLYGIFASTRYPWPGIELDQKQRDFIPLVPASELAETLRKQSERDKELAKLNERARQRKKEFEKAKEDQKAIAEKAYREAEKEANAFASHPPLFESAYAVADRESPVDAAVQFKGEPTKQGDIVRRRFPAIMGGGDLPVDCHESGRRELAEWIVSERNPLTARVIANRVWQYHFGRGIVPTPNDFGKQGKPPTHPELLDFLACSLQENGWSIKKLHRDIMLSRVYQLSSFRDAKAIALDPSNEFLAGFRRQRLDAESIRDTLLHLGGNLNLSPAALHPFPPSSSWKYTQHNPFKAVYESVHRSAYLMTQRIQRHPFLATFDGADPSTSTGSRSSTTTPIQALTLMNDPLVHQQAERIAQRILDHAPEQKNRIRFAYQHILGRPVSEEELDASNRFLLAAAQVAREGGNSDNESEREAWFAQVRAMLRLNEFLYID encoded by the coding sequence ATGTTCCACTTCACTCGATGGCGGTTCCCCATTTGCTTTGTGCTTGCCACACTCTGCCTAACACTTGGTAGCAGTGTCGCAGAGGAAGAACCCGCACCCGCTTTCTATCGCGGTGTGAACCTGAATGGCCCGCCGATCACGATCGATGGAAACCTATGGGATGGAAACGACGCACCATGGTTCGATTGCGCGGATCGCGGATTTGAGAGCCAGTCCGTTCCATTAAAACCCGAGACAGATAAAGCCCGGGCGACGATGATTCGAAGCAGTCGATGGGGGGGCAATCGCGTCACATTGAACGAGCTTCCCACCGGCCGATACACGTTATTCTTGTACGTCTGGGAAGACAACAACTCGGAAACCTACAACATCTCGATCGACGGACGCGAAGTCGTCTCCCAGTACAAAAGCGGTGGCGCCGGCCATTGGGAAAAGTTAGGCCCATGGTTTATTACCCCCAAGAATGGAAGCGTCACCGTCACGAGCCGGGGAGGTGCTGCCAACTTTTCCGGCATCGAAATTTGGAAAGGAGAATTCGATGGCGTGGAAGAATCGATTTCGAATGATGATCTCGCGTTCTTTGAAAAGAGGATCCGTCCTCTCCTGGTCGAGAAGTGTTACGAATGCCACAGCAGCGATTCGGACGAGCTAGGAGGGAATCTTCTCGTCGACTCGCGGGGGACGATTCGTCGCGGCGGTTCGTTAGGACCCGCCGTCGTGCCACGCGATGAGTCAGGGAGCTTGCTCCTCCGAGCGGTCCGCTACCAAGACGACTTGCAAATGCCTCCGGACGAAAAACTTTCCGACGAACAAATCGCAGATCTTGCTCATTGGATCCGCATCGGTGCCCCTGATCCTCGCACCGTCGTGACGAAGCATACGGGCAAAAAAATCGACTTGGAGTTGGCCCGCCAATTCTGGTCGTTCCGTTCCTTAACAAAACCATCGGTACTTTCGGTGCAACATTCGGATTGGCCTATCACCGATATCGACCGTTTCGTTCTTCATTCGCTGGAGTCGCGAGAGCTAACCCCAGCGCCCCTCGCCGACAAACGAACGCTTCTGCGACGCGCCACTTACGATCTCACCGGTCTTCCACCCACGCAGTCCGAGCTCGAAACGTTTCTGGCTGACGATTCCGCCGAGGCGTTTGCGACCGTGGTCGATCGATTGCTCCAATCCCCACAATACGGAGTGCGATGGGGTAGGCATTGGCTGGACGTCGTTCGTTATTCGGATACCGCCGGAGATAATTCCGATTTCCCAATTCCGCAAATGGCGCGCTACCGCGACTGGGTGATCGATGCGTTCAACCGGGATTTGCCGTACGATGAATTCGTGCGGGATCAAATCGCGGGCGACCTTCGTGGTGGCGAGAACGAAACAGAGCGTCAGTCTCGTATCGTCGCCACCGGCTACTTGTCGAACTCGCGGCGATTCGGCTCGCGGGTCGACGACTATCCATGGCACCTGACGATCGAAGACACCATCGACAATCTCGGTCGAGCCTTTCTCGGAGTCACCATCAACTGCGCTCGCTGCCACGATCACAAATTCGACCCCATTACGACGCAAGACTATTACGGTCTCTATGGGATCTTTGCGAGTACTCGTTATCCGTGGCCTGGCATTGAACTCGATCAGAAGCAACGGGACTTCATCCCATTGGTCCCAGCCTCTGAGCTTGCAGAGACCCTGCGGAAACAGTCGGAACGAGACAAGGAGTTGGCCAAGCTCAACGAACGAGCCCGGCAACGGAAAAAGGAGTTTGAAAAGGCAAAGGAAGACCAAAAGGCGATAGCCGAAAAGGCATACCGAGAAGCGGAAAAGGAGGCCAACGCATTCGCTAGTCACCCCCCCCTCTTCGAATCCGCGTACGCGGTGGCCGATCGAGAGTCGCCCGTGGATGCCGCGGTCCAATTCAAAGGGGAACCTACCAAGCAAGGTGACATCGTTCGACGAAGATTCCCAGCCATCATGGGAGGTGGAGATCTACCGGTCGATTGCCACGAAAGCGGGCGTCGAGAGCTTGCCGAATGGATCGTGTCCGAACGCAATCCTCTCACAGCGAGGGTGATCGCCAATCGCGTTTGGCAATACCATTTCGGACGGGGAATCGTCCCCACACCGAACGACTTTGGAAAGCAAGGCAAACCTCCGACCCACCCGGAACTCCTCGATTTTCTCGCGTGCAGTCTGCAAGAGAATGGATGGTCGATCAAGAAACTGCATCGAGACATTATGCTCTCTCGCGTCTACCAACTATCGAGTTTCCGGGATGCCAAGGCGATCGCCTTGGACCCCAGCAACGAATTTCTCGCTGGGTTTCGACGCCAACGACTCGATGCCGAATCCATTCGCGATACCCTTCTCCATCTCGGAGGGAATTTGAATCTGAGCCCGGCTGCACTCCACCCCTTTCCACCCTCGTCGAGCTGGAAATACACCCAACACAATCCGTTCAAAGCCGTTTACGAGTCGGTGCATCGCAGTGCTTATTTAATGACACAGCGCATTCAACGTCATCCCTTTCTCGCGACGTTCGACGGAGCGGATCCCTCGACGAGCACCGGCTCGCGGTCATCGACCACGACCCCGATCCAAGCACTCACCTTGATGAACGATCCGCTTGTCCATCAGCAAGCCGAGCGTATTGCCCAACGCATCTTGGATCACGCACCTGAACAAAAAAACCGCATCCGATTCGCGTACCAACATATCCTCGGGCGACCGGTTTCCGAAGAGGAATTGGACGCGTCGAATCGGT